From Aliarcobacter butzleri, the proteins below share one genomic window:
- a CDS encoding FtsW/RodA/SpoVE family cell cycle protein, producing MRLFDKRIILHFDYLLIIFVLPLIFLSYHLISETNELLAYKQLFYYTISIFAFIIVFMLPIRKKLYFIPTLYWLGIILLILVEFIGIAKLGAKRWIHIPLLDTTIQPSELIKPVYILMLGYLISRRPPPLSGYNLKDFAYFSFYILLPFVLIAKEPDLGTAMVMLFVGYGILFLVGVNWKIWFTIFIVIGVSSPFMYTYLIKDYQKKRIHDFIVAEKPSYHVQQSIIAIGSGGLTGKQSDEATQTQLRFLPIATSDFIFAYLVERYGFLGAIGLIVLYVLIILHLLTVNYFFKDDYVIKVFASGLGLLIFFNMSVNVLMVIGFAPVVGIPLPLFSYGGSSFVNFIVTFAILENLIAFRYMDMYNYERKL from the coding sequence ATGCGATTATTTGATAAAAGAATTATTTTACATTTTGACTATTTGTTAATAATATTTGTTTTACCTTTGATATTTTTATCATACCATTTAATTAGTGAAACAAACGAACTATTAGCATATAAACAACTATTTTATTATACAATTTCTATATTTGCATTCATCATAGTATTTATGCTACCAATTAGAAAAAAATTATATTTTATACCAACTTTATATTGGTTAGGAATTATTTTACTTATTTTAGTTGAATTTATTGGTATTGCAAAATTAGGTGCAAAAAGATGGATTCATATTCCTTTACTTGACACAACAATTCAACCCTCAGAGTTAATAAAACCTGTTTATATTCTAATGTTAGGATATTTAATAAGTAGAAGACCTCCACCTTTAAGTGGATACAATTTAAAAGATTTTGCCTATTTTTCATTTTATATTTTATTGCCATTTGTACTAATTGCAAAAGAGCCAGATTTAGGAACAGCAATGGTAATGTTGTTTGTAGGTTATGGTATTTTGTTTTTAGTAGGGGTTAATTGGAAAATTTGGTTCACAATTTTTATTGTAATAGGGGTCTCTTCTCCTTTTATGTATACATATTTAATTAAAGATTATCAAAAAAAGAGAATTCATGATTTTATAGTTGCAGAAAAACCAAGTTATCACGTTCAGCAATCCATAATAGCTATTGGTTCAGGTGGATTAACAGGAAAACAAAGTGATGAAGCAACTCAAACACAATTAAGATTTTTACCTATTGCAACAAGTGACTTTATTTTTGCATATTTAGTTGAAAGATATGGTTTTTTAGGAGCAATTGGATTAATTGTTTTATATGTATTAATTATTTTACATTTACTTACAGTAAATTATTTTTTCAAAGATGACTACGTCATAAAGGTTTTTGCCTCAGGGTTAGGATTACTCATATTTTTCAATATGAGTGTTAATGTTTTGATGGTTATAGGTTTTGCCCCAGTTGTTGGAATTCCTTTACCTTTATTTTCTTATGGTGGAAGTTCTTTTGTTAATTTTATTGTCACATTCGCTATTTTAGAGAATTTGATAGCATTTAGATATATGGATATGTATAATTATGAAAGAAAATTATAA
- a CDS encoding energy transducer TonB has translation MISYNKSLNETKQENKQEQNEKIVEKKSDVKFVKIQQEIISQEKKIEPKPEPKVSEKIIEKQIKVPKNESENKISQNTKKSADIKQAKEMQKNILKETNALQEKTLENFLSQKEPINKNILNELEKLYGEEYKNFTKVQKAYLEKNLNNFQVITQRVLDRMGYPELAAKQKIGGINTVEFIFYPNGDISDLRIINSSGYSVLDKHSIELIEIAYKDYPKPTEPIKIRFRVFYRAY, from the coding sequence TTGATAAGTTATAATAAAAGTTTAAATGAAACAAAACAAGAGAATAAACAAGAACAAAATGAAAAAATAGTTGAAAAAAAGTCTGATGTAAAATTTGTAAAAATTCAACAAGAAATTATTTCACAAGAAAAAAAAATCGAGCCAAAACCTGAACCAAAAGTTAGCGAAAAGATTATTGAAAAACAGATAAAAGTTCCAAAAAACGAATCTGAAAATAAAATTTCTCAAAATACAAAAAAAAGTGCAGATATAAAACAAGCAAAAGAGATGCAAAAAAATATTTTAAAAGAGACAAATGCTTTACAAGAAAAAACTTTAGAAAATTTTTTATCTCAAAAAGAACCTATAAATAAAAATATTTTAAATGAACTTGAAAAACTTTATGGAGAAGAGTATAAAAATTTTACAAAAGTTCAAAAAGCTTATTTAGAAAAAAATCTAAATAATTTTCAAGTTATAACACAAAGAGTTCTTGATAGAATGGGTTATCCAGAACTTGCAGCAAAACAAAAAATTGGTGGAATCAATACTGTAGAATTTATCTTTTATCCAAATGGAGATATTAGTGATTTAAGGATTATTAACTCATCAGGATATTCTGTTTTAGATAAACATTCTATTGAATTGATTGAAATTGCATACAAAGATTATCCTAAACCAACGGAACCAATAAAAATTAGATTTAGAGTATTTTATAGAGCATACTAA
- the hemL gene encoding glutamate-1-semialdehyde 2,1-aminomutase, which translates to MFGKSIEAYTKACEVIPGGVDSPVRAFKSVGGTPPFIKKGKGAYLYDVDGNKYVDFVQSWGPLIFGHCDKDIEKVVIKTAKKGLSFGAPTKLETKLASEIVEMYDNIDKVRFVSSGTEATMSAIRLARGVTGKNDIVKFEGCYHGHSDSLLVQAGSGLATFGSPSSPGVPSDLTKHTLLCEYNNIKNLEKCFADSSDIACIIIEPIAGNMGLVPASEEFLKACRELCDKHGALLIFDEVMSGFRASLTGASGIVKTKADIITFGKVIGAGMPVGAFAASKEIMSNLSPEGKIYQAGTLSGNPVAMAAGLKSLRKLKANPDIYDELNKKALRLVNGLKKIANKYEIPFQVDTRGSMFGFFFCEKEPKNFKDVGLCDFKRFATFHHEMLKKGFYFACSQYETGFICTKITNKDIDACLKAANEVMKNL; encoded by the coding sequence ATGTTTGGAAAATCAATAGAAGCCTATACTAAGGCTTGTGAAGTAATTCCTGGTGGGGTTGATTCGCCTGTTCGTGCATTTAAAAGTGTAGGAGGAACACCGCCATTTATAAAAAAAGGAAAAGGTGCATATTTATATGATGTTGATGGAAATAAATATGTAGATTTTGTACAAAGTTGGGGACCACTAATTTTTGGACATTGTGATAAAGATATAGAAAAAGTTGTAATTAAAACTGCAAAAAAAGGTTTATCTTTTGGTGCTCCAACAAAACTTGAAACAAAATTAGCTTCAGAAATTGTTGAAATGTACGATAATATTGATAAAGTTAGATTTGTTAGTTCTGGAACAGAAGCAACAATGAGTGCTATTAGATTGGCACGTGGTGTTACAGGGAAAAATGATATTGTTAAATTTGAAGGTTGTTATCATGGACATTCTGATTCATTATTAGTTCAAGCTGGCTCTGGATTGGCAACTTTTGGAAGTCCTAGTAGTCCTGGAGTTCCTTCTGATTTGACAAAACATACTTTACTTTGTGAATATAACAATATAAAAAATTTAGAAAAATGCTTTGCTGATTCAAGTGACATTGCTTGTATCATTATTGAACCAATTGCAGGAAATATGGGATTAGTTCCTGCAAGTGAAGAGTTTTTAAAAGCTTGTAGAGAACTTTGTGATAAACATGGTGCTTTATTGATTTTTGATGAAGTTATGAGTGGATTTAGAGCTAGTTTAACAGGAGCTAGTGGAATTGTAAAAACAAAAGCAGATATTATTACTTTTGGAAAAGTAATAGGAGCTGGAATGCCTGTTGGTGCTTTTGCTGCATCAAAAGAGATTATGAGTAATTTATCACCTGAAGGAAAAATATATCAAGCTGGAACTTTAAGTGGAAATCCTGTTGCTATGGCTGCAGGTTTAAAAAGCTTAAGAAAATTAAAAGCAAATCCTGATATTTACGATGAATTAAATAAAAAAGCCTTACGATTAGTAAATGGTTTGAAAAAAATTGCTAATAAATATGAAATCCCATTTCAAGTTGATACAAGAGGAAGTATGTTTGGTTTCTTCTTTTGTGAAAAAGAACCAAAAAATTTCAAAGATGTTGGACTTTGTGATTTTAAAAGATTTGCAACATTTCATCACGAGATGTTAAAAAAAGGTTTCTATTTTGCTTGTTCTCAATATGAAACAGGTTTTATTTGTACAAAAATTACAAATAAAGATATTGATGCTTGTTTAAAAGCAGCAAATGAAGTTATGAAAAATTTATAA
- the ppnP gene encoding pyrimidine/purine nucleoside phosphorylase: MESFKNVELVKKANIYFDGKVTSRTFIESNGEKKTLGIMMIGEYTFGTNEAELMEIIAGEVEVKLKDTNEWKIYGANTSFSVPANSSFDIKVKTITDYCCSYIK; this comes from the coding sequence ATGGAAAGTTTTAAAAATGTTGAATTGGTAAAAAAGGCAAATATTTATTTTGATGGGAAAGTTACAAGTAGAACTTTTATTGAATCAAATGGTGAGAAAAAAACTTTAGGTATTATGATGATTGGTGAATATACTTTTGGTACAAATGAAGCTGAGCTTATGGAAATTATTGCTGGAGAAGTTGAAGTTAAACTAAAAGATACAAATGAGTGGAAAATATACGGTGCTAATACATCTTTTAGTGTTCCAGCAAACTCAAGTTTTGATATAAAAGTTAAAACAATAACTGATTATTGTTGTTCTTACATTAAATAG
- a CDS encoding AtpZ/AtpI family protein: protein MQNEEKYEKPKHQDKIVALDNLSLGISIVAAILIGFGIGYGLKHLTGYTWTLWLGIIWGILAAGLNIYKAYKRAQKEFEGLENDPRYAHRAKYGDKSFDDED, encoded by the coding sequence ATGCAAAATGAAGAAAAATATGAAAAACCTAAACATCAAGATAAGATTGTCGCTTTAGATAATTTATCTTTAGGTATTTCTATTGTTGCAGCGATATTAATTGGTTTTGGTATTGGTTATGGATTAAAACATCTAACAGGTTATACTTGGACTTTATGGCTTGGAATTATTTGGGGAATATTAGCAGCTGGATTAAATATCTATAAAGCTTATAAAAGAGCTCAAAAAGAGTTTGAAGGCTTAGAAAATGATCCAAGATATGCTCATAGAGCAAAATATGGAGATAAATCTTTTGATGACGAAGATTAA
- the rpoD gene encoding RNA polymerase sigma factor RpoD — translation MSVKDINKTIELLVKEYKDSVLTYEKIIKIFPKAPSGPTIKKLLALIQLYNVTVISSQEQAKRMNDEEAKKKKELREKLIENEDDVFDLLKNKELLEWSRSDSPVRMYLREMGQIPLLTKEEEVEISKKIETGEDIILDAICYVPYLIDFILEYREPLVNRERKVKELFKNFDDDTEEEEDDFDSEDLEEEDSEEESFEDDEEKVSGKKQKKLDKRAQTIIEAFKNLEKAKKEWLKFQAKETSKSDEESDLMTFNLATAFKKRLLKEALLDLGPTSKLITEIVKAMETALKSDTGFDSELKRLEYKLPLFNETLQKNHQKILDNIVNLSKAQITAMVPEATMVSTYMEIKKLFQTAEASKDGFDLTPEELKAVLEQIKRGKQITDTSKTRMAKSNLRLVVSIAKRYTNRGLPFLDLIQEGNIGLMKAVDKFEYKKGYKFSTYATWWIRQAISRAIADQARTIRIPIHMIETINRINKIIRKGVQENGKEPDIEEIAKEVGLPVDKVKQVIKITKEPVSLEAPIGSDEDGKFGDFVPDEKAPTPIDNIMKEDLQGQIDQILSQLNEREQAVIRMRFGLMEDASDRTLEEIGKELNVTRERVRQIESSAIKKLKHPKVGKNLKNYVES, via the coding sequence ATGAGCGTGAAAGATATAAATAAAACTATTGAACTTCTTGTAAAAGAGTATAAAGACTCAGTTTTAACTTATGAAAAAATTATTAAAATTTTTCCAAAAGCACCATCTGGTCCAACTATTAAAAAACTTTTAGCACTAATTCAATTATATAACGTAACAGTTATTAGTTCGCAAGAACAAGCAAAAAGAATGAATGATGAAGAAGCTAAAAAGAAAAAAGAGTTAAGAGAAAAACTTATTGAAAATGAAGATGATGTTTTTGACTTATTAAAAAATAAAGAGCTACTTGAATGGTCAAGATCTGATTCTCCTGTTAGAATGTATTTAAGAGAAATGGGACAAATCCCACTTTTAACAAAAGAAGAAGAAGTTGAAATATCAAAAAAAATCGAGACTGGTGAAGATATTATTCTTGATGCTATTTGTTATGTACCATATCTAATTGATTTCATTTTAGAATATAGAGAACCTTTAGTTAATAGAGAAAGAAAAGTAAAAGAATTATTCAAAAACTTTGATGATGATACAGAAGAGGAAGAAGATGATTTTGATAGTGAAGATTTAGAGGAAGAAGATTCTGAAGAAGAAAGTTTCGAAGATGATGAAGAAAAAGTTTCTGGTAAAAAACAAAAAAAACTAGATAAAAGAGCTCAAACAATCATCGAAGCATTTAAAAATCTTGAAAAAGCAAAAAAAGAGTGGTTGAAATTTCAAGCAAAAGAGACTTCAAAATCTGATGAAGAATCTGATTTAATGACTTTTAATCTTGCAACTGCTTTCAAAAAAAGACTTTTAAAAGAAGCTTTACTTGATTTAGGTCCAACATCTAAACTTATTACAGAAATTGTAAAAGCTATGGAAACAGCGCTTAAATCAGATACTGGTTTTGATAGTGAATTAAAAAGATTAGAGTATAAATTACCACTATTTAATGAAACTTTACAAAAAAACCACCAAAAGATTTTAGATAATATTGTAAATTTATCTAAAGCACAAATAACTGCAATGGTTCCTGAAGCTACGATGGTTTCTACATATATGGAAATAAAAAAATTATTTCAAACAGCAGAAGCTTCTAAAGATGGTTTTGATTTAACTCCTGAAGAGTTAAAAGCAGTTCTTGAACAAATAAAAAGAGGTAAACAAATTACGGATACTTCAAAAACAAGAATGGCAAAATCAAATTTAAGACTTGTTGTTTCTATTGCAAAAAGATATACAAATAGAGGTTTACCATTCCTTGACTTGATTCAAGAAGGTAATATTGGACTAATGAAAGCTGTTGATAAGTTTGAATATAAAAAAGGTTATAAATTCTCAACTTATGCAACTTGGTGGATTAGACAAGCTATAAGTAGAGCAATTGCAGATCAAGCAAGAACTATTAGAATTCCAATTCACATGATTGAAACTATTAATAGAATTAATAAAATCATCAGAAAAGGTGTTCAAGAAAATGGTAAAGAGCCTGATATTGAAGAAATCGCAAAAGAAGTTGGATTACCAGTTGATAAAGTAAAACAAGTTATTAAAATCACAAAAGAACCTGTTTCACTTGAAGCTCCTATTGGAAGTGATGAAGATGGTAAATTTGGAGATTTTGTTCCTGATGAAAAAGCTCCAACACCAATTGATAATATCATGAAAGAAGATTTACAAGGACAAATTGACCAAATTTTAAGTCAATTAAATGAAAGAGAACAAGCAGTTATTAGAATGAGATTTGGTCTTATGGAAGATGCAAGTGATAGAACATTAGAAGAAATTGGTAAAGAACTAAACGTAACAAGAGAAAGAGTTAGACAAATTGAATCTAGTGCTATAAAAAAACTAAAACATCCAAAAGTTGGTAAAAATCTTAAAAATTACGTAGAAAGTTAA
- a CDS encoding 3-isopropylmalate dehydratase small subunit, producing the protein MNTITGKVWNFGANIDTDVIIAARYLNSSDPEHLAKYVMEDADPEFPKKLKKGDIIVAGENFGCGSSREHAPIALKAAGIAAVVAPSFARIFYRNAFNMGLPIFELPESLEIKEGEEISINLDKGEITNNTTKKTYKFIPIPPFMQELIATGGLINYAKAEMKKAI; encoded by the coding sequence ATGAATACTATTACAGGGAAAGTTTGGAATTTTGGGGCAAATATTGATACTGATGTTATAATTGCAGCTCGTTATTTAAATAGTTCAGATCCTGAACATTTAGCAAAATATGTTATGGAAGATGCGGATCCAGAGTTTCCAAAAAAACTAAAAAAAGGTGATATTATTGTTGCTGGTGAGAATTTTGGATGTGGTTCAAGTAGAGAACATGCTCCAATTGCACTAAAAGCTGCTGGAATTGCTGCAGTTGTTGCACCTTCTTTTGCAAGAATTTTCTATAGAAATGCTTTTAATATGGGATTACCAATATTTGAATTACCAGAGTCTTTAGAGATAAAAGAGGGTGAAGAGATATCTATTAATTTAGATAAAGGTGAAATTACAAATAATACAACTAAAAAAACTTATAAATTTATTCCAATTCCACCATTTATGCAAGAATTAATTGCAACTGGTGGATTAATAAATTATGCAAAAGCAGAAATGAAAAAGGCAATATAA
- the leuB gene encoding 3-isopropylmalate dehydrogenase — MKNYNISIIKGDGIGPEIVDEAIKVLDAASKKCGFKLDYKEYLMGGIAIDTTGVPLPQETIDGVLASDACLFGAIGGEKWDTLPRELRPETGLLKFREEMGVYANLRPAIIYDELVNASTLKPEVIKGVDIMIVRELIGGIYFGKPRENDGFKAFNTMVYTKPEIIRIGKTAFELAMKRDKRVCSVDKANVLEVSQLWRDTMNELSKDYPEVTLSHMYVDNAAMQLVRNPKQFDVIVTGNIFGDILSDTASMVVGSIGLLPSASTGDKTAIYEPIHGSAPDIAGQGIANPLATIVSAAMMLRYSLNEIKAADIIEDAIKAVLKDGYRTKDLAAYDAKEVLNTSSMGDIIVKYINA, encoded by the coding sequence ATGAAAAATTATAATATTTCGATAATAAAAGGTGATGGAATAGGTCCAGAGATTGTTGATGAAGCAATAAAAGTATTAGATGCTGCTTCTAAAAAATGTGGATTTAAATTAGATTATAAAGAATACTTAATGGGTGGTATCGCTATTGATACAACTGGTGTTCCTCTTCCTCAAGAAACAATAGATGGTGTTTTAGCTAGTGATGCTTGTTTATTTGGCGCAATTGGTGGAGAAAAATGGGATACATTACCAAGAGAGTTAAGACCTGAAACTGGATTATTAAAATTCAGAGAAGAGATGGGTGTTTATGCAAACTTAAGACCTGCAATTATTTATGATGAATTAGTTAATGCCTCTACTTTAAAACCTGAAGTAATTAAAGGTGTTGATATTATGATTGTAAGAGAATTAATTGGTGGTATTTACTTTGGAAAACCAAGAGAAAATGATGGATTTAAAGCATTTAATACAATGGTTTATACAAAACCAGAAATAATTAGAATTGGTAAAACAGCATTTGAACTTGCAATGAAAAGAGACAAAAGAGTTTGTTCAGTTGATAAAGCAAATGTTTTAGAAGTTTCTCAACTTTGGAGAGATACTATGAATGAATTATCAAAAGATTATCCAGAAGTAACTTTAAGTCATATGTATGTAGATAATGCTGCAATGCAATTAGTAAGAAATCCAAAACAATTTGATGTTATTGTAACTGGAAATATTTTTGGAGATATTTTAAGTGATACAGCTTCAATGGTTGTTGGTTCTATTGGATTATTACCGTCAGCTTCGACAGGTGATAAAACAGCAATTTATGAACCAATTCATGGAAGTGCTCCTGATATTGCTGGACAAGGAATAGCAAATCCGTTAGCAACAATAGTAAGTGCAGCTATGATGTTAAGATACTCTTTAAATGAAATTAAAGCAGCTGATATAATAGAAGATGCAATAAAAGCGGTATTAAAAGATGGTTATAGAACTAAAGATTTAGCAGCATATGATGCAAAAGAGGTGTTAAATACATCTTCAATGGGTGATATTATTGTTAAATACATAAATGCATGA
- a CDS encoding exopolyphosphatase, producing the protein MSGKKYRLVTRSDMDGLVCGTLLKYLDIIDEITFVHPKDMQDGKIEITQNDITTNLPYVEGVYLAFDHHFSETLRNEKKENHIINPDAPSAAQVVYEYYNGDEVFPGYFTSMMIGANKADSADFTIEDILEPRAWALLSFLMDSRTGLGRFRNFRISNYQLMMDLINYCARHNIDEILELPDVKERVELYFKYENEFKEQLKRCTKVINNLLIVDYREEEVIYPGNRFMVYALFPEQNISIHVVWGRDKQNIVFSPGKSIINKTSKTNIGELMLKYGGGGHVAAGGCQIETQKAQTVLEELIKKINEDG; encoded by the coding sequence ATGAGTGGTAAAAAATATAGATTAGTTACAAGAAGTGATATGGATGGCTTAGTTTGTGGTACTTTGCTTAAGTATCTAGATATCATTGATGAAATTACTTTTGTGCATCCAAAAGATATGCAAGATGGAAAAATTGAAATAACACAAAATGATATAACAACAAACCTTCCTTATGTAGAAGGTGTATATTTAGCTTTTGATCACCATTTTTCTGAAACACTAAGAAATGAGAAAAAAGAGAATCATATTATTAATCCTGATGCTCCAAGTGCAGCACAAGTTGTTTATGAATATTATAATGGAGATGAAGTTTTCCCTGGATATTTCACATCAATGATGATTGGTGCAAATAAAGCTGATAGTGCAGATTTTACAATAGAAGATATTTTAGAACCAAGAGCTTGGGCATTACTTAGTTTTTTAATGGATAGTAGAACTGGACTTGGGCGATTTAGAAATTTTAGAATTTCGAATTATCAATTAATGATGGATTTAATTAATTACTGTGCAAGACATAATATTGATGAAATTTTAGAATTACCAGATGTTAAAGAAAGAGTTGAATTATACTTCAAATATGAAAATGAGTTTAAAGAACAATTAAAAAGATGTACAAAAGTTATAAACAATCTTTTAATTGTAGATTATAGAGAAGAAGAGGTAATTTATCCAGGAAATAGATTTATGGTTTATGCTTTATTCCCTGAGCAAAATATATCTATTCATGTAGTTTGGGGTAGAGATAAACAAAATATCGTATTTAGTCCAGGAAAATCAATTATTAATAAAACTTCAAAAACAAATATTGGTGAATTAATGCTTAAATATGGTGGTGGCGGACACGTTGCTGCTGGTGGTTGTCAAATTGAGACACAAAAAGCACAAACTGTTTTAGAAGAATTAATAAAAAAAATAAATGAAGATGGATAA
- a CDS encoding HIT family protein, which produces MLLFKNKLIKIEVENSEIPWLKIFTNEPIKEFSFCDTKTKEEIWKYLDLIEKEMLEYFKPDKINIASFGNYVPHVHFHIMARFKEDSFFPEPMWGKKQRDANLKLPSFEEFYEILKKKF; this is translated from the coding sequence ATGTTACTTTTTAAAAATAAATTAATCAAAATTGAAGTTGAAAATAGCGAAATTCCTTGGCTAAAAATATTTACTAATGAACCAATAAAAGAGTTTTCTTTTTGTGATACTAAAACAAAAGAAGAAATTTGGAAATATTTGGACTTAATTGAAAAAGAGATGTTAGAATATTTTAAACCAGATAAAATAAACATAGCTTCATTTGGAAACTATGTTCCTCATGTTCATTTTCATATTATGGCAAGATTTAAAGAAGACTCATTTTTTCCAGAACCAATGTGGGGGAAAAAACAAAGAGATGCAAATCTAAAGCTACCTTCTTTTGAAGAATTTTATGAAATATTAAAAAAGAAGTTTTAA
- the rpmJ gene encoding 50S ribosomal protein L36 — MKVRASVKKMCDKCKVIKRRGIVRVICENKKHKQRQG, encoded by the coding sequence ATGAAAGTAAGAGCTTCAGTAAAAAAAATGTGTGATAAATGCAAAGTTATCAAAAGAAGAGGTATCGTAAGAGTAATCTGCGAAAACAAAAAACATAAACAAAGACAAGGATAA
- the rpsM gene encoding 30S ribosomal protein S13, whose amino-acid sequence MARIAGVDLPNKKRMEYALTYIYGIGLHNSRLILNAVGIDFNKRAFELTEDEAAAIRKEIQENYMVEGDLRKKVAMDIKSLMDLGSYRGLRHRKGLPCRGQKTKTNARTRKGKKKTVGAATK is encoded by the coding sequence ATGGCAAGAATCGCGGGTGTTGATTTACCAAATAAAAAAAGAATGGAATATGCATTAACGTATATTTATGGTATAGGTTTACATAATTCAAGATTAATTTTAAATGCAGTTGGAATTGATTTCAACAAAAGAGCCTTTGAATTAACAGAAGATGAAGCAGCAGCAATCAGAAAAGAGATCCAAGAAAACTATATGGTTGAAGGGGACTTAAGAAAAAAAGTTGCTATGGATATTAAATCTTTAATGGATTTAGGTTCATATAGAGGGTTAAGACATAGAAAAGGTTTACCTTGTAGAGGGCAAAAGACTAAAACTAATGCAAGAACAAGAAAAGGTAAAAAGAAAACTGTTGGTGCAGCAACTAAATAA
- the rpsK gene encoding 30S ribosomal protein S11, giving the protein MAKRKVTRKKIVRKNIADGIVHIAASFNNTMVTVTDNAGNAIAWSSAGNLGFKGSKKSTPFAAQAAVEDAMNKAMEHGIKNVGIKIQGPGSGRDTAVKAVGSMDGVRVTWLKDVTPLAHNGCRPPKRRRV; this is encoded by the coding sequence ATGGCAAAAAGAAAAGTTACTAGAAAAAAAATTGTAAGAAAAAATATTGCTGATGGTATCGTACATATTGCTGCAAGTTTCAATAATACAATGGTTACAGTTACAGACAATGCAGGAAATGCAATTGCATGGTCAAGTGCTGGAAATTTAGGATTTAAAGGTTCTAAAAAATCAACTCCATTTGCTGCGCAAGCTGCTGTTGAAGATGCGATGAATAAAGCAATGGAACATGGTATTAAAAATGTTGGAATTAAAATTCAAGGACCAGGTTCAGGAAGAGATACAGCAGTTAAAGCAGTAGGTTCTATGGACGGAGTTAGAGTTACTTGGTTAAAAGATGTTACACCATTAGCACACAATGGTTGTAGACCTCCTAAAAGAAGAAGAGTGTAA
- the rpsD gene encoding 30S ribosomal protein S4, which translates to MARYRGPVEKIERRLDADLGLKGERRLSGKSALEKRPFAPGQHGQRRAKISEYGLQLREKQKVKFMYGISEKQFRNYFKEAVRREGNTGAILISLIEQRLDNVVFRMGFATTRANARQFTTHGHVLVDGKKVDIPSYLVKPGQKIEIKEKSKSNPQVVRALELTNQTGMVDWVNVDKDKVFGIFTRIPAREEVVIPVEERLIVELYSK; encoded by the coding sequence ATGGCAAGATATAGAGGACCAGTAGAAAAAATCGAAAGAAGACTTGATGCAGACCTTGGACTAAAAGGTGAGAGAAGACTATCAGGTAAAAGTGCTTTAGAAAAAAGACCATTTGCTCCAGGACAACACGGACAAAGAAGAGCTAAGATTTCTGAGTACGGATTACAATTAAGAGAAAAGCAAAAAGTTAAATTTATGTATGGTATTTCTGAAAAACAATTCAGAAATTATTTCAAAGAAGCAGTAAGAAGAGAAGGTAACACTGGAGCAATTCTTATTAGTTTAATTGAACAAAGATTAGACAATGTTGTGTTTAGAATGGGATTTGCTACAACTAGAGCAAATGCTAGACAATTTACAACTCATGGACACGTTTTAGTAGATGGTAAAAAAGTTGATATTCCTTCTTACTTAGTAAAACCTGGACAAAAAATCGAAATTAAAGAAAAATCTAAATCTAATCCTCAAGTTGTTAGAGCATTAGAATTAACAAATCAAACTGGAATGGTTGATTGGGTTAATGTAGATAAAGATAAAGTATTTGGAATTTTCACAAGAATCCCAGCTAGAGAAGAAGTTGTTATTCCTGTTGAAGAGAGATTAATCGTAGAGTTATATTCTAAATAA